GTTTGTCGCTGGAGCTTCAGTGCAATGGTTAAGAGATAAATTAGATTTTATTAAACAAGTCGCCGAGACTGAGAAAATATGTCTTGAAACTCAAATCAGTAAAGATTTATATGTCGTTCCGGCTTTTGCTGGCTTGGGTGCACCACATTGGGATATGAAAGCCAAAGGCTCAATTTTTGGCTTGACTTTAGATACGGATAAAAACGCCTTGACCAAAGCCACGGTTCAAGCTATTGCTTATCAAATATGCGATGTCATTGAAGCCATGGTGGAAGATAGTGGTCAACAAATGAAAACCCTTCGTGTAGATGGAGGTGCGTCAGCTAATAATTATTTGATGCAATTTCAATCAGATATTTTAAATACCGAAGTAGAAAGACCCGAAATGCTTGAAGTTACAGCTATGGGTCTTGCATTTCTTGCAGGTATTCAAGCTGGTATTTGGACAAAAGAAGATATCACTCAAATCAGAAATATAGATCAGGTTTTTAAACCCCAAATGTCTCAATTTGAACGATCTAAACTTTATGATGGTTGGAAACAAGCCGTAGAACGGACCAAAACTGCACATGCCAATCAGTTGGCTGTTCGAGAAGACATGCCAATTCGCTTTTCGGTTTTGGATAGAAAACCTTTGCTCCATCAAGTCAAAAACACCAAATACGATATCTTAATTATCGGTGGTGGTGTAACTGGTGCAGGAATAGCACTTGATGCGGCTTCACGTGGACTCAAAACTTGTTTGATAGAAAAAAATGATTTTGCTTCTGGAACCAGCAATAAATCTACAAAACTGATTCACGGCGGTTTGCGTTATCTCAAGCAAATGGAAATAGGTTTAGTGAAAGAATCGGGTAGTGAACGTGCTATTGTTCACAATCTTGTCCCTCATTTAGTTGTTCCTGAAAAAATGCTTCTGCCCTTAATTGAAGGTGGTACCTATGGCAAAATCATGACGTCTATTGGACTTAAAGTTTACGATTTTCTCGCTGATGTTGAAGGAGATGACAAACGTAAAATGCTTTCTGCTAAAGAAACCCTCGCCAAAGAACCTTTATTAAACAAAGAAAACCTTAAAGGTGGTGGTTTTTACGCCGAATACCGAACAGATGATGCACGCTTGACTATTGAATTGCTCAAAAAAGCAGCGGGTTTTGGTGCTGATATTTTAAACTATTGTGAAATGACAGATTTTGTCTATAAAGATAACGGTAAAATCAAACACATCAATGTTAAAGACCACAATTCTGGCGAAAAGTTTAGCATCAAATCCAAAGCTTATATTTCTCTTTGCTGGACCATGGGTTGATAAAGTCAGAACTAAAGACACTTCTTTAAATAACAAACGTTTACACTTAACCAAAGGTGTGCATCTGGTATTTTCACATGAGCGCTTTCCACTGTCACAATCTGTTTATTTTGATGTACCTGATGGCCGTATGATTTTTGCTATTCCTCGCGGTCGTGCGACCTATGTTGGAACCACTGATACCAACTATACTGGCGATTTGAATAGAGTAGTGGCAACACAGGAAGATGCCAAATATCTAATTGATGCCACCAACAATATGTTTCCTGATTTGAATTTAAAAATTGAAGATATTGAGTCGAATTGGGCAGGTTTACGACCCTTGATTCACGAAGATGGTAAAGATCCTTCTGATTTATCTAGAAAGGATGAAATCTTTGTGTCCGATTCTGGTTTGGTGTCAATTGCTGGTGGAAAACTAACAGGTTATCGCAAAATGGCTCAACGTACCATTGATGAAGCTTTAAAGCAGTTTAAAAAGAAAAAACTCAAACGAATCAAACCTTCTACTACAAAGCAAATTCAATTGACATCAGAACCCTTAAAAAATTTAGATGCGGTCAAGCAATACCAGTACAACTTAGCTCAGAGACTCAAAAATATCGGGATTGATGATGAATATCAAGCGTGGTATTTGACTTCTAATTATGGCAAGCAAGCTGATATTATTTTGAAAAAAGTCAATTTCTTTATTAACCCAACGCCAATTGAACGCTTGATTAGAGCTGAGTTGTGGTACACGGTACATCACGAAATGGTCAATGGTTTATCAGATTTCTTTGTCCGAAGAACAGGGCGAT
This genomic window from Flavobacterium sp. CS20 contains:
- the glpK gene encoding glycerol kinase GlpK, producing the protein MASKYIIAFDQGTTSTRAIIFDKKGKIHGIAQKELKQYHPQSGWVEQDPLEIFEDQKHVFHEVIDQNNIAVKDIAGIGITNQRETTVVWDSETGQPVYNAIVWLDKRSSEICDRLIEDGHEDDIIQKTGIKVDAYFSGTKFKWILDHVPEARELAKQNRLKFGTIDTWLIWKFTHGKNHLTDHTNASRTLLYNIHDLSWDDQLIEALDVPKSALPKVQHSSSDFGFAEYNETKIPILGVAGDQQASLFGQGGFKSGIAKNTYGTGCFMLLNTGKKANISTNGLLTTLTCTLPDEKIKYALEGSVFVAGASVQWLRDKLDFIKQVAETEKICLETQISKDLYVVPAFAGLGAPHWDMKAKGSIFGLTLDTDKNALTKATVQAIAYQICDVIEAMVEDSGQQMKTLRVDGGASANNYLMQFQSDILNTEVERPEMLEVTAMGLAFLAGIQAGIWTKEDITQIRNIDQVFKPQMSQFERSKLYDGWKQAVERTKTAHANQLAVREDMPIRFSVLDRKPLLHQVKNTKYDILIIGGGVTGAGIALDAASRGLKTCLIEKNDFASGTSNKSTKLIHGGLRYLKQMEIGLVKESGSERAIVHNLVPHLVVPEKMLLPLIEGGTYGKIMTSIGLKVYDFLADVEGDDKRKMLSAKETLAKEPLLNKENLKGGGFYAEYRTDDARLTIELLKKAAGFGADILNYCEMTDFVYKDNGKIKHINVKDHNSGEKFSIKSKAYISLCWTMG
- a CDS encoding glycerol-3-phosphate dehydrogenase/oxidase — encoded protein: MLKTTILAKSLASNPKLIFLFAGPWVDKVRTKDTSLNNKRLHLTKGVHLVFSHERFPLSQSVYFDVPDGRMIFAIPRGRATYVGTTDTNYTGDLNRVVATQEDAKYLIDATNNMFPDLNLKIEDIESNWAGLRPLIHEDGKDPSDLSRKDEIFVSDSGLVSIAGGKLTGYRKMAQRTIDEALKQFKKKKLKRIKPSTTKQIQLTSEPLKNLDAVKQYQYNLAQRLKNIGIDDEYQAWYLTSNYGKQADIILKKVNFFINPTPIERLIRAELWYTVHHEMVNGLSDFFVRRTGRLYFDIESVHQFRHIVEEDLIKYLKWDEARCQRENQYLDMLLQDASTYYEKEFE